The window TTTCCTACAAATTTTGAGGGCGTTCATGTAACACCTCCAGTATTCACTTTCTCCTTTTACCACAACAATATTTGAAGCTGCAAATACAGCTACAATGGCGACGAACACAGCGATGGCGCCCTTGTTAGAAGCCATCTCGCTGTGTTACTAGTCTTTTGCCTTTGTAATTATGTTGTGACACAAGTTATGCAATTACTATCATTTATTGCAATTATTACATTCGATGACATTTATATATAGGCATAATGTGATGGTTAAGTTTTAAGGTTTGAATAAGTTCCAAGTGAATTCGTGGAGAGGGGACAATTACAATTTACATGTAGGGGAACTTCTTAGGTTTCCATTGATTACGGAAGAACATTCCGTGTATATATAGTTGAACAATCCGCGTATTAGTTAAAAATTCATAGTAGGTGTTTGGAAtaatatttggttgaagttgaaaaaaagaaaagagtattatttgaagttaaaatTGGAAAACGAGTACTTAAATAGAGATTGGTGAGTGTCAAAAAAGCTTTTCTTTAATTTATACGGAAGAAAGCGAAAACAATGAAAAACGGAAATCGTTTTTATTTCTACAACTAGATATTGATAAGAAGCAAAGAACTAATAAGTCCCCAAACTAAACTAACAAAATCgagatatattattatattaacaTCAATTCCGGAAGTTCAGGAGCAATAAATATTGCAAATAAGGGTTGTAAATTGAATATAGCGTTAGCTTCTACAAGGATTAACTAATATGTGATCCACATATAGTTTTAATTGGTTTTTCTTTGGTTAAACTATGTTTTTATTTCTTCATGATAATTGCCTGCTATTTGCATTTCTATCATCTGCATGAATTTCTTGGACTTTATGCGATAACTTAATGAACTTAAATTTTTTAGTAGGAAAAATTTAATATCACTTGCCCAATCTCTTCTGTCTTCTATTATAGAACTATATGTCGTGACCCGTTGTTTCGATCGATCCTATTCCCCTCCATTTTCTACTGTCTCCATTTTCCCAAATTCTTACTTGGATAGATGacacatattttatttttatatcaaTGGTCTATATTTAATTGCCTAAACATGTACTTGATCATGGTTAGGATAATAAATATTTTCATTATTGTTTTCTGAGCTTTTGATATTCTTTCCAGTTtcattcttcttttttcctttttaaatagaACAACATTAATACAACCTATGAATATTAACATACATAAAACGTATTGTACCAAAAAGTATTTTTACCAAATAATGaatggaaatatttttgaaatcaataaaagaaagtagTTCCATTATCATATTATATCTTATAATACCCctccatttttatttaaaaaaataatgaatctGCCTATAAAGTACGTATCAATAATCGTTTTATGCAATTATGTGGTTTAAGGGTCTTTAACAAACGATTAAGATATATGTAAAAGTTTGTAGTAAATTATTACAAATACGACGAGATGTGGAAAAAAAAAGTGTTAACGTAAACGAAAATGAACGAATTTCGAAAACTTGTTGAACTTTTAGATTTCAAAAAACTGCATTTTTTCTACATGCTCCTTTTACATTCAAAAAGGAATTAAAgcaaatgaaaatgaaataattGATGAGTATCCAGGTTCAGCTCCTAGAATTATGCGATTGTCAAATCTTTTAGgagtaaatatataaaatatttattgttTTAACTTTGGTTAAGACCTTATATCAAGTAACTAAATTTAGACCATTGATATAAAGATAAGACATGTGTCATTCATTCAATTAATAACTTGGAGAAATTGAGACAATAAGGAAATGAAGGGGAGTTGGATCTTGTTTCAGTGCCCTTCCACCTAGCTACTACATATGGACATTCATCATTTTTAACTTTTTGCTATTCTTTCCGgtccactttaattaattttttaatttttttttgtgatccacaatatttgattttttcagatatcaataaggaattaacttctttttttcaaaattgccGTTAGAGTGAAGTACCTagagtatttgttatattttcaatgaacaacGTAATAAGGTTATTATTGTCAATTTTtatgttaattaatgctaaaaaatagattccttaatatgtgtgaaaacagccaaaaaaaatcaattaaaatagagCGGAGGGAGTATTGATTATTATGCTAGTTTCCAGAAAACTGTATCCCACCCGGCCGACTATAGTTAGAGAATTTTGTTTTACGCATTTTTTTCCCTACAAATAATGGTCTTGAAAAATTGTTCAAATTTGAGTTATAGTAAGGCACATAATAATGACATAACATATGCTTTCTAGGGAAAGGATAAACAGATACACCTTTATATTGTTTCTGTTCTATCTTTCACCATTTGTTTCGGTTTTGTTAAACTATCTAATTGCAAAATTCATGACTGACCAGTAAgtgtctttttttctttcttcggATAGTTACATATTTGTCCGttgataaaaaatatttacatctcCTAGCCAATATATATTTATTGTAcactaattatatatatatatttgagctATTATTTTGAGTGAACGGGTATTTAAGttaatttctcttcttcttttttctcctttgTTTCTTTCAGATTTTGCAAATATAAGTTGTTAGCTCTTATGAAAATCTTATATTCATAATCTAATCATGAGGatcatgaaagaaaaagaaaaaaaagagagaagaatcaAAGAGCTGGAAATATAgtaacaaaaatttcaatttttcattattttgatgttacattaatattttttcttttcaataaacATGTATAAAAGCATCGCCAAAAAGATAGAAGGAAAATTAAAAGTGAATTATACATATCACTTCCTTAATCATGTCCTAGGTACGCAGTGCATTCTCGTATACGATGCTTTTGCATTCTCTTTTGACACTTTCTTCGGTCGCACCAAGGTTGATTCCATTTTCGTAACATTCCTTATATGCAAGATCATCTTCACTGTCTGCCACAACAACGTTTGTAGCAACAAACATTGTAACCATTGCGATGAAAAGCACGGCAATGACCTTTTTTGAAGCCATCTTTAACTgaataatgttttttttttttttttttttttttactttgtttgTGCGACAGAATTAAGTGATTATATTGTTTAAATGCAATGTATTAACGTATTTGGATCGATGTTCATCAATATTTATAGACCTTGTGTCATGGCTAGCTAATTTTGAGGCTTGAATTAAATTTAGGAGGATTTGTGGAGAGGAAAACATATAAAAAGTTGGGAAAAATTCATAGGTTTGTCCTTGATAAACGAAGATTAACCGGCTAGTTAAGACATTCTGTATTAACTGAATGTATTTAGACCATTCACGTTGCTGTATTATTTTATAATAAGTAAATGTCAAAACAATTCAAtttattgaaataatttttcACATCATTTAAATCTCAACGAAGCAATTTTGTATTATGAAAACTAATTAATATCATGACACTTCCATTAACCGCGAGAAATTAGGCGGCAAGTTAATATTTACGTATTCGGACAGACCCTTTTTTCTTCACTAAAGATAGTACTTGTAATTGGATTTCCAAAATAGCTTGTTATAGTCATTGTTAAACATTTTCTTCTTGCTTAAAAACTTTGGATCGAATAatctaaataaataaacataattCGGAGTTGTTGGAACAAATTGTTtgccttatcaaaaaaaaaaaatattttttaactatTACAGCAGGCGTCCACCAGACAGATAGACACGAAAAAAAAGTTAATCTCTAAGTTAAATAATATCGGAAGACATGGTATTTTGCCATCAGTTAGAACTAATCATGCTAAATTGCTAATGCAGAAGGTCCCAGAGAACTGGGGCGATTGTAGTGTTGAACAGACGGATttaattgaacccataatttttgatgtagaataaaaatttatatataaaaatttattaaaattacaaaagTAGTAAATATGAACTTaggatttaaattttgaatcgGCACGTATAATGGAGTCCATCTAGCCGAGGACAAAAATGTCACAAATATCTAGCAGACCATAGTTTCCTGCTTTCCCATTGCCAAAGTCCCAAACACTAGAAAACACACTAAAGGTGGGTCTATGGTGACCACAAAAGAGAACTTTATCTTAaccaaaggaaaagaaacaaaaaggtatataaaaAAACAGCACAatatataataaattaaaaactTAGAAAGAGATATACTTCAGACATGGTGATAAGTTACTCTTCCTCTGTTACTTGTTCTACTACTTCCACTACTGCATTTGATATTGGAAATTATAAGACTAGGCTGGTAAAAATTGAGCCACAAACATGTAACAGTGATCCTTCTCCTCCAAAGGCTCTCTTGATTGCTACCCCATCAGAAGCAGGAAACTACCCTGTACTGATATTTCTTCATGGCTATCTTCTTTACAATTCTTTCTATTCTCAGCTTATTCAACATGTCTCTTCTCATGGCTTCATTGTTGTGGCTCCTCAGGTTTGTTCCTTTTTCACTTTATTGATTGTGAACTCACTCTCAGAATTAAACAATCATCCTAAAGTGTGATAGTACTTAGCTTATTCTTGTTCTTGGTATCCTCTTCAAAACAATTGAAAGTCTGGTAAAGGAAATATTGATATAATATGAGGTTATTGGGAAGCAGAGATTTGTTAGTACATGCTATTTATAACTAGTATTAACAGTTTCTGGATTGGGAAATTAAGATCTAGGATAATGATTTATAAATCAACCAATCATTACAGTATAGTCTGTATACTGTTTTGCTAGTgacaattattttattttcattgagTTTAAGTTCTATGCTGCAACATATTACTATTAGGTTATACTGAACTTAGTACTTTTGATGCGAAGCATTTGCAATAAATAGTAGCTTTAAACCCATAACTTCAAAAATACAAcgagttcaatgctaaaaaccttAAAGTTTGAACGCATAAGTTTAAGTCATGGATCCGCTAATGTATGCAGTCACAATATTAAAAATCTTTACACATTCAGGCCATTAATAACATAATTACTGGTAAATTTCTATAATAAGTATAGCACGTTAAACTATACTGATAGTATAAATTTCAGTATATGTAACTTGAATTGATTTTCATTTATGGTTCTCAACTGATATTTCATTTGCCTTGTACTAGTTATATTTGGTGGAAGGAGCAGATGCAACTGAGGATATCAAATCCACTGCTGAAATCACAAATTGGCTAGCTGAAGGATTGCACCATTACCTTCCATCCGGAGTAGAGCCAAACTTGAAAAAACTTGGACTAGCAGGCCATAGCCGTGGAGGAAAAGTTGCATTCGCGCTAGCTCTTGGAAAAATTGCTAATATTTCTACTAACCTGAAATTTTCAGCATTGATCGGTGTTGATCCTGTTGATGGCATGGATAAAGGAAAACAAACTCCACCAGCGGTTCTCACCTATACTCCTCACTCCTTCAATCTTGATATGGCAGTGATGGTAATTGGCTCGGGTTTAGGAGAAGTTAAAAAGAACCCTCTCTTCCCAGCTTGTGCTCCCAATGGGGTAAACCATTGCGATTTTTACAGTGAATGTTGCAAGCCAGCTTGTTACTTTGTGGCAAAGGATTATGGACATAATGATATGTTAGATGATGAAACGAAAGGGATTAGAGGCAAGGCTACTTATTGTTTGTGCAAGAAAGGGAAATCTAGAGAACCAATGAGGAGATTTGTTGGAGGGATTCTGGTTGCATTTTTGGAAGCTTATTTGGAAGGGAAATCAAGTGAGTTGATGGCTATTAGAGATGGGAATGTTACACTACCTGTAGAGCTACAAGATATTGATTTTCTTGTGTAAGTTATATGATTTAGAACTTAGAAGAGAATGAAACAAGTTGAGCATCCAAGCAGAGTTATTCTGCATTAATGTGGTATCAGCTGTCTCGTTAAGAATTTGCTATTACAGATTGGACAGAATTTTCCAGTAGTGAACTATGGTTATGAATACATTAAATATTCTGATTAGTCGATAAAATTGGTACTGGTTGAAAATTTTGTGAAAGATAATTggtaaaagaaagcaaaagagagggaaaaaaacaaaatcacaacaaatagaTTAAACTGAACGTAAAAGGGGCCACGAACAAAAAAAAATTTGCTTCTATGTGAACCTCTCCTTTGAAGTACCAGACTACCAGATATAGTGATTTTGATTGGATTTATGAGAATAAACGGGAGACAATTGCTATTCTAGACTGTTCTTTGATTCATAGCATTGTTCCATCTCAAAAGAAGAAGCAAataacatttcaacaataaatccAGCTCTGTTCTcgtttattaataacaaaagatAAAAAAGTAAACTAACGAAATCAATGCTTGGGTTGCACAGGAAGAAAATAGCAAAAGAATGTAACAAAGTTTCCCCAAGAATTTCAACTAGACTAATTGCTCTCTTCAATCTGTTGACATTGAACATTTGGATAAATATTGTGCAATCTTAAGGTAAATACATATCAGAGTTCTAACATGAGACTGCAACTtctctctcccccccccccccttttttggGGTTGGGGGGGGAGAGGGGGGGTTGGAGTGGGGGGAGAGAGTTCTGCATAAATCCTGTTACTAATCTTAATTAACCCTCGTCTAATCACATGCACTCCAAATCATCTTCCCATTGTTCCAGGACGATAGAAGCAAGAGCAAGTCTATACGCGGTGGACCTTAAATTTCTAACCAGGACATAGATCTCCTTCCTTCTTTTCCTAACACCTACAGCCTTCCACTGTTCCTCTCTCAGGCGAGCAAGACAGACAGCCTCGCAAAGAGCCACTGCCACAGGCTTCTTGCTGCAGGATAAATTCAGATGAAATcagtgccaaaatgaaagaaCAGATCATAACTTTAGGAAAACTAACTTTTCCTccaatttaaaattttctttatCTGAGATTATACTTACAGTTACAATGCAGCATTACCATTTAAGTTACTAACCTTCCTCGAACAAATCCTGTTGTAATAAAGCCAATCGGTAATCTACAAGATTCTTTAGCAGCAGGTTCTTCAGGTACTTGAAATTCCCATTCACCAGTTGCTTGCTGGGAGAAGCACGATCTCGCAAAGGACTCAGGTACTTGAAGTTCCCCTTTGGAGATCTCTGATCTGCAGAATTGATAACTCATAATAGATGCATCTGAGAATAAGAAACACTTAAGCTccctttacttttcttttttgggGGATCAAGTAATACTTCCTTTACTTCTATTTAAAAGAAGATTCAGCAAGCATCAATAAGATAGTTCAGTTAGATCATACCAGAAACGTCACAAAAGAACCTGCTATTACATCTTATCCATATAATTACTAACACATAATGGCTACAGATGAAAAAATCGATAGAAATCTTGAACAGAATTTTCAAAGACTTTTCAAGATTGCTATTTTTTCCAGACTTTAATTGAAGGGAGAAGAGAAGACCAAAATAACAGGAAGAGATCATACAATCTACTTAATTATATATGATCTAGTACTacgtacacacacacacacacaagggAGTAATTTACTCATGTATTAGAAGTAGCATAATTAATACCATGTTTGGTAGCCTTTAGTTACTTTGTATAAAATTAGCACAACAAATATAGTGTTTggttggaattttacaattccaCATAAATAAAACATGTATAAGTTATGAGTCAATTTATGTATCATTTTATGCGGGGTAGAAGATGGAataactaatacatgtattagTAATACATGGATAAAATACTGAAACAACAAAATTACCCTCTATCATTCCACACATGCTTTCCCTTTCGATAGATTCATCTGTACCAAACTCTTTGGAGACTTGGtacaatattaatatttattaaaagaatTTGCATAATGACTTGGTAAACCAGTTCTATTTCCAGTACAAAGACTTAAAAAGGACACGGAGAAATACAAGTTCAATTCCAAGCTATGCCCAGCTCATTGCAGTGCTATATAAACTCTGCTTGCTAACACTACTTTGTTATTAGTTTCAGCTGGTTATATAATGTACTATATTgatttccaaaaagaaaaaacaaagatcCAAATAAATAATCCCTGCATAACTATGCACAATTGTTGAAATGATTTAAATAATCTCTCTTGAAAGTAGGCTCTAATATAGTGGACAGCGTTAGGGTGAAGTTCACAGACTCATCACACATGAAGAATAATCTGCCAAAATGTTTGTTCTCCAAACATTGTCATTTAGCAGTGGGCTTAGTCCTGCATTTTCTATTGTGTATCATATGAAATTCTCAAACTGTTGGATAAAAGCTCCATCAGCAACAAATAAGTATAAGTAAATGTACAGGGCAAGCAATTAACTGAATacaaaatggataacaattgtcACCTGGTTGTCCACAACATTACATCATCGATGTGAGGTGCACAAACAACTGCTCCTTCTTCGAAAGAACCTTCTCTGTAGGCATGCAAAAGAACTCTGACCAAACACAACTTTTGGTCCTGATTTATCTGGTAAATGACCCCACCTGCATCCTCATTGAGTATCTTTTCGTCCTTCATAAATTTGCCGATGCACTTCTTACTGTGAAGCACTTTCGGAAATAAAAGTAGATGGCTAGCTTTGATCTCATCCAAAAACTGAATCAGCACATTACATGTCCTAGCAACAAATCCCTCAAATGGAGCACCACAACTACTCTCCGTTTCTGTTTTGCAACTTCTCAGGTATGGATTATTCATTGCTATGTTTCTGATCATATCATGTGGTAAAAGTTGTTCATGTTGTACCCGGCCATGAGCTGCCCCATTGAGTCCTTCTAGAGCAAAGCGGAGACTGTCCCATGGAGATGGAACTGGAACTTTCCAAGTCCTTGTGTGAGGAGAACGGAGCTCCGACTTTTTATCATCAGCAGCTTCCTCCAAGGCCATAAAACAAGAATATGCACTGCAATCAGGGAATTCCCTTGGAAAGCACGGGAATCCAAGCTGCAAATAGGAAAAACATAAATTGGGATTTAAAGTGATGTAAGACTCAAATTCACAGCGAAAGCAGAACATCCATACTGACTTCACAAGATATCCAGTGCTTCTCTCTCAAACCAATCGCTTGAGCACCATTGGTCACAATAGCCATCCAAAAGACCTTGATCCAAGACAGTGGAAGAATAATAGACCATCTGAAGAGAGATTTAAAAGAACAGTTATGAGGTATTCACTATATACGAACACGATTGCTTGATCGTTACAAATCAAGGGAATCCAGTTATATGTAGCCTCATTTTGCTTCTCTACCCTAAAAAGATACCAAGTTTTAACAATCAAAAAGATTACCAATTTTTCTAGAATTGCAAATATACCGTCTTCTAGGAGTTGATATAATACGATATTTCATATTTGAGGTGACATTTTTACCCTTTACATATCTTACAATTATTCTTTAAACATATTTCTTAAAACTCAAACATAACAACAATTTACTTTTGTTGTCCTTAATGTCCTTGAAAAATCTACCAAGACAAAAAAATTGGATAGAGGGCACACACCCACACCCACACATAAGTGtgcgtgcgtgtgtgtgtgtgtgtatatatatatatatatatatatagttacaCTTATCTTCTTATTCTTCCAGAGaattattttcatttatttttttattcttaaaaACAAAGTAAAACGCACTTTTATTATGTTTGTTTTAACTCATAACATTATGTGATACACTTCCGTAAACTAACACAAACCAATTGGACAATTACTCATGCTATCAACACAGGAAGTGCAATAaccacattttttttcttttgtaattaGATGGTGGAGCTTTAAGGTGGATGCATATAATAAGTATGTATCCTCAAAGGTTAAGCCTACCAACTAAACCAGAAGAGATGTGTCAGCAGAGCAATACGTGATATGAGAATTATTACATCAACCTCACCACAATGGTTGAAAGTTTGGACACAGAAGAGGTGTTTGTGGAACGAGAGTTCGAGTTTAAGCACATGCAATGTGTTTTAGTCATAAAAGTATATTGAGCAACCGTGTCTAAATATAAATCAGACTTATTTTTCATTTCCAAACCTTATGCTGGGAAATTCACCTTATAATGGAAGTTTTCTGGCTATCACTTCTGAGAAGCAGTATAGGGCAGAATCTAGAAAATCGCCTCTCAATAGAAGGTTGTTGTCTGCCTGTGCTCGTATCACCAATGCGAAACAACTCCATACGCTGACGGTGTTTCTCCATGCAAAGGATGTTTTCTTCTATTGGAGGATCTATGTCCTTTTTAGTATCCCACAGATCAATACACTGAGATAAGCCATGACTCCCTTCAGGTTCTAAGAACGAACACGGGAGTAACTTCATATCCCTTTTTGGAGTTCCATTTCCTCCATTCTCGTCTTTCTTATAAGATAGTATATCTTGAACCTTTGCTTCCGAGGCATTAGTAATATCTTTATCCAAAAACCTAGGATCATCGACAGAGAGAGAGAAGATTGCTGAAGATGGGATTTGATCATCATTCTCAATGTAGGATGCATACTTCACTAGGGAAGAATTTACTGAAGAACTGCATCGCAACAACGATATTCAGTTAACATGCTCATAATTCAGTTAAAATAGAAAGGTTGTGTCTTCAATAGTATCACCAGGTCGAAGGATGTAACATTTTTTGAAGAAGCTGAGATGCCCTAGATCCCATCACTTCCAGCTTCCCGAGATGGTTCTCAAGGGAAATGCAATTAACTCTAGTGCCAGCTGCATCTACCTGAAAATCAAGAAGCAATATTTCTGATCTACACAACAGCAACATGAAACAGGCAAGTAAACTACATGTTCTGTGAACAGTATGTGCATTTATAACCAAGAAAGGAATATGTGTACAGCCATCATCATGTCACTGTAACATCTAAAACCGAAGAAACTAATAAGGAGACTAGTACATATGAGCTATTAGAAATGGACACCATATGATTCTTTACTCAACCTGCCTTTCACAAGCATTTTGCAAAGCATTATATCCTTCTCTAAAGGCAGCAGCATGTATCCAAACCCATAGCCGTCTTAAAGAAGAACAGCCATCAACTTTTTGTTGTTCACCACATATATTGGCATGATCAACATTTGTATCGGCATTCCTACACTGCTGTGGTTGCCACATATAGGTTACAGGAGCAATTGTCTGAGAAAAGACGGCTCCTACATGATGGAGCTGCCAAAGAAACAGAAATATCAAGCAAGCAAATTTTGGAGGTGATACCACTCTAACCGAAATACTAAGATGGACCACCCACCTCAGCACTACCGTAGATAGCACCAGAGAGTATGTCAGAACGAGCATCTTCACAATGTGAACATGGAGAAGGCACAAGCACAGTTTCTAGGATTGACAGCAACAAATCCTGGAAGAATATGTGAATGACCACATTATAAGCACAATCATTAGCTAGCAGAAGACCGTTATTTCCTTGCTACTGTTTCTTTTTTCTGGGCTCATAATTGCAAGGTTTGGGTAGATAATTGATAGAAAATAAACACAAatgtctattttttatttttttttgataagtaacACAAATGTTCATTTAATTCAGATGCCATTGGTCTCAAAGTAATCTAGTGACCAAACGGAAATAAGTTAGAACAAGTATCAAGTTAAGCTTGGCAAGAAAGAGTAGGTAAATGCCTGCCTCTGGACCCTCTAACTGCACAGCACTGCAATAACTTGCATCATGGACAAGCACTCCTCCTTTTAGCTTCTTTAAAAGAGCTCTTGACCCCCTCCCTCTGCATCATATATTCATAATTAACAAATATAATATTCAAAGGACCTTCTTCCAACGATAGAAAGCATATAAGAGGCAAAATTGCAACCTTGTACCATCAACAAATGTGTTTCGTTTTAACCAGTAAAAGAAGTGCGTTTTTTCTTGTCTGATAACAAATGGTTCTTTTCAATGCACTAGGACAAAGTTAAAACTTTGTACCTGCACCTTGAACATGTTGCCAAAGAGCAGCAAAATCATTACCTGCCGTGCACACCAAGGGGAAGATAGAATCCCCAAAGTTTTGTCATTGTGAAACGCTTAGCATGCCATAAGTGAGTTCTGAGTCTCTTAGTTCCATCGCCTGAAGTTGAGAAGCCATCAAGAGAATTCTTTGTAAGTTCAAGTTTCCTACGAACATGGCGTGGAA is drawn from Nicotiana tabacum cultivar K326 chromosome 22, ASM71507v2, whole genome shotgun sequence and contains these coding sequences:
- the LOC107817298 gene encoding ribonucleases P/MRP protein subunit POP1 isoform X3, with amino-acid sequence MNKDFHHDRGKPRTAAGPPRTINVHKFAESRASELESLHSIVKERLSNDFRSQRSKRRRTTGHDNRLAKSRDRKKQKAGEVNVTNPGYLEKDKKKLPRHVRRKLELTKNSLDGFSTSGDGTKRLRTHLWHAKRFTMTKLWGFYLPLGVHGRGRGSRALLKKLKGGVLVHDASYCSAVQLEGPEDLLLSILETVLVPSPCSHCEDARSDILSGAIYGSAELHHVGAVFSQTIAPVTYMWQPQQCRNADTNVDHANICGEQQKVDGCSSLRRLWVWIHAAAFREGYNALQNACERQVDAAGTRVNCISLENHLGKLEVMGSRASQLLQKMLHPSTCSSVNSSLVKYASYIENDDQIPSSAIFSLSVDDPRFLDKDITNASEAKVQDILSYKKDENGGNGTPKRDMKLLPCSFLEPEGSHGLSQCIDLWDTKKDIDPPIEENILCMEKHRQRMELFRIGDTSTGRQQPSIERRFSRFCPILLLRSDSQKTSIIRWSIILPLSWIKVFWMAIVTNGAQAIGLREKHWISCELGFPCFPREFPDCSAYSCFMALEEAADDKKSELRSPHTRTWKVPVPSPWDSLRFALEGLNGAAHGRVQHEQLLPHDMIRNIAMNNPYLRSCKTETESSCGAPFEGFVARTCNVLIQFLDEIKASHLLLFPKVLHSKKCIGKFMKDEKILNEDAGGVIYQINQDQKLCLVRVLLHAYREGSFEEGAVVCAPHIDDVMLWTTRSEISKGELQVPESFARSCFSQQATGEWEFQVPEEPAAKESCRLPIGFITTGFVRGRLVT
- the LOC107817298 gene encoding ribonucleases P/MRP protein subunit POP1 isoform X1, producing the protein MNKDFHHDRGKPRTAAGPPRTINVHKFAESRASELESLHSIVKERLSNDFRSQRSKRRRTTGHDNRLAKSRDRKKQKAGEVNVTNPGYLEKDKKKLPRHVRRKLELTKNSLDGFSTSGDGTKRLRTHLWHAKRFTMTKLWGFYLPLGVHGRGRGSRALLKKLKGGVLVHDASYCSAVQLEGPEDLLLSILETVLVPSPCSHCEDARSDILSGAIYGSAELHHVGAVFSQTIAPVTYMWQPQQCRNADTNVDHANICGEQQKVDGCSSLRRLWVWIHAAAFREGYNALQNACERQVDAAGTRVNCISLENHLGKLEVMGSRASQLLQKMLHPSTCSSVNSSLVKYASYIENDDQIPSSAIFSLSVDDPRFLDKDITNASEAKVQDILSYKKDENGGNGTPKRDMKLLPCSFLEPEGSHGLSQCIDLWDTKKDIDPPIEENILCMEKHRQRMELFRIGDTSTGRQQPSIERRFSRFCPILLLRSDSQKTSIIRWSIILPLSWIKVFWMAIVTNGAQAIGLREKHWISCELGFPCFPREFPDCSAYSCFMALEEAADDKKSELRSPHTRTWKVPVPSPWDSLRFALEGLNGAAHGRVQHEQLLPHDMIRNIAMNNPYLRSCKTETESSCGAPFEGFVARTCNVLIQFLDEIKASHLLLFPKVLHSKKCIGKFMKDEKILNEDAGGVIYQINQDQKLCLVRVLLHAYREGSFEEGAVVCAPHIDDVMLWTTRSEISKGELQVPESFARSCFSQQATGEWEFQVPEEPAAKESCRLPIGFITTGFVRGSKKPVAVALCEAVCLARLREEQWKAVGVRKRRKEIYVLVRNLRSTAYRLALASIVLEQWEDDLECM
- the LOC107817298 gene encoding ribonucleases P/MRP protein subunit POP1 isoform X2, whose protein sequence is MNSDRGKPRTAAGPPRTINVHKFAESRASELESLHSIVKERLSNDFRSQRSKRRRTTGHDNRLAKSRDRKKQKAGEVNVTNPGYLEKDKKKLPRHVRRKLELTKNSLDGFSTSGDGTKRLRTHLWHAKRFTMTKLWGFYLPLGVHGRGRGSRALLKKLKGGVLVHDASYCSAVQLEGPEDLLLSILETVLVPSPCSHCEDARSDILSGAIYGSAELHHVGAVFSQTIAPVTYMWQPQQCRNADTNVDHANICGEQQKVDGCSSLRRLWVWIHAAAFREGYNALQNACERQVDAAGTRVNCISLENHLGKLEVMGSRASQLLQKMLHPSTCSSVNSSLVKYASYIENDDQIPSSAIFSLSVDDPRFLDKDITNASEAKVQDILSYKKDENGGNGTPKRDMKLLPCSFLEPEGSHGLSQCIDLWDTKKDIDPPIEENILCMEKHRQRMELFRIGDTSTGRQQPSIERRFSRFCPILLLRSDSQKTSIIRWSIILPLSWIKVFWMAIVTNGAQAIGLREKHWISCELGFPCFPREFPDCSAYSCFMALEEAADDKKSELRSPHTRTWKVPVPSPWDSLRFALEGLNGAAHGRVQHEQLLPHDMIRNIAMNNPYLRSCKTETESSCGAPFEGFVARTCNVLIQFLDEIKASHLLLFPKVLHSKKCIGKFMKDEKILNEDAGGVIYQINQDQKLCLVRVLLHAYREGSFEEGAVVCAPHIDDVMLWTTRSEISKGELQVPESFARSCFSQQATGEWEFQVPEEPAAKESCRLPIGFITTGFVRGSKKPVAVALCEAVCLARLREEQWKAVGVRKRRKEIYVLVRNLRSTAYRLALASIVLEQWEDDLECM
- the LOC107817300 gene encoding chlorophyllase-2, chloroplastic-like, with the translated sequence MVISYSSSVTCSTTSTTAFDIGNYKTRLVKIEPQTCNSDPSPPKALLIATPSEAGNYPVLIFLHGYLLYNSFYSQLIQHVSSHGFIVVAPQLYLVEGADATEDIKSTAEITNWLAEGLHHYLPSGVEPNLKKLGLAGHSRGGKVAFALALGKIANISTNLKFSALIGVDPVDGMDKGKQTPPAVLTYTPHSFNLDMAVMVIGSGLGEVKKNPLFPACAPNGVNHCDFYSECCKPACYFVAKDYGHNDMLDDETKGIRGKATYCLCKKGKSREPMRRFVGGILVAFLEAYLEGKSSELMAIRDGNVTLPVELQDIDFLV